The Hyphomonas sediminis genome contains a region encoding:
- a CDS encoding PAS domain-containing hybrid sensor histidine kinase/response regulator: MPAWLIILVTVVYMAGLFAIAARGDRVGELPGFRPNRFVFPLALAVYCTSWTYFGAVGTAASSGWDYVPIYLGPAIVFLFMPRLILRIGEVVKRESVSSLSDFLSARYGKSRAVGATAALAAVMGGLPYIALQLKSIGMSFEAFAGASGAAPADETVLVTALALAAFSVLYGTRFPDATRSNTGLMRVLAIEALVKIGALAAVAILAAVLLASGGVPDAPPTSEVFPVDAPSGRFITLVFLSMAAIVCLPHEFHVAMIERRDEGEMKLARWMFPAYLFITTIVIVPITLAGIGLFHGVYPADLFVLQLPLAQENSVLATFVFLGGFSAATGMVIVSTIALSNMVTNDLIVPALMRSDKLSGFGGNAGARLVTTRRIVILALLLLAYTYYRFAGPGEALAQIGLLAFVAAAQFAPAVVAAVYWRGARRAGVLTGLIAGMAVWLYTLFLPSILGWGAVSSQMPSWLDPHALFGMSFGDPLTHGAVWSVGINITLMIFVSFRARERLRDRVQAAAFVGSGDADLPGEGYSGAPVRGASPNGLKTLAARFLTAEAVDHAFGEFSRETGVISTGDDPADWRLIQRTERLLASALGASSARIVLASAIGGNTVALPDVLSMLDSRTQAERFERHMLQSMLENIAQGISVVDAEQKLVAWNSAYLDLFQYPPELCRIGTQLEKLIAHNIGGGWIDGAPEDEIRRRIAHMKAGAPHMRERQIPDGRWLRITGAPMPGGGYVTTFTDITADKLREQALIEANELLEVRVRERTHELERLTADLTLARQEADNANASKTRFLAAASHDLLQPLNAARLLLGAAGSGRSIGEAIEKADRAIQSADELLRGLLDVSRLDHSTIEPAPAVLPVGPLLEDLVDENLPMAEEVGIEIRLVPTRLSVEADPDFLKSILRNFLSNARRYTSSGAVLVGARRRGGKVRIEVWDTGPGIPSELQAQVFEEFRRFSDVDNAGKRGAGLGLAVARRLASIMDAGIGMRSWPGKGSMFWVTVPAAAPIQQAPKRAAEAPTLPEYDISGLRILFVDDETAITEAMQMLLEGWGCLVETCRSPEAALQSLAMQVPDVMIADYDLRAAQTGLDIIAAAQSRMTSAQNALLVTAAADVTLADRAATSGVALLRKPVSPVDLKRFLGECVRRLRLQAAE; this comes from the coding sequence ATGCCCGCCTGGCTCATCATTCTTGTCACAGTCGTCTATATGGCCGGCCTGTTCGCCATCGCCGCGCGGGGAGACCGTGTGGGCGAGTTGCCGGGCTTCCGGCCGAACCGGTTCGTTTTCCCCCTGGCGCTGGCCGTCTATTGCACGTCATGGACCTATTTCGGTGCAGTTGGCACGGCTGCGTCCAGCGGATGGGATTATGTGCCAATCTATCTCGGCCCGGCGATCGTGTTCCTGTTCATGCCCCGGCTGATCCTGCGCATCGGCGAGGTGGTGAAACGCGAAAGCGTCTCCTCGCTGTCGGATTTTCTCTCCGCCCGCTATGGTAAAAGCCGCGCGGTCGGTGCCACGGCGGCACTCGCAGCCGTCATGGGCGGGCTGCCATACATCGCGCTGCAACTGAAATCCATCGGTATGAGTTTCGAGGCGTTCGCAGGCGCATCCGGCGCAGCGCCTGCGGACGAGACAGTGCTCGTAACGGCCCTCGCGCTCGCTGCCTTCTCGGTCCTTTATGGCACGCGCTTTCCGGATGCGACGCGCTCCAACACCGGTCTGATGCGCGTCCTCGCCATCGAGGCGCTGGTTAAGATCGGCGCGCTGGCAGCGGTCGCTATTCTCGCTGCCGTACTGCTTGCATCGGGCGGCGTCCCTGATGCTCCGCCCACGTCTGAAGTCTTCCCGGTGGATGCGCCGTCGGGGCGTTTCATCACGCTCGTTTTCCTCTCCATGGCAGCCATCGTCTGCCTGCCGCATGAATTCCACGTCGCCATGATTGAGCGGCGGGACGAAGGGGAGATGAAGCTCGCGCGCTGGATGTTCCCGGCCTACCTCTTCATCACGACCATCGTCATCGTGCCGATCACGCTGGCAGGCATCGGGCTATTCCACGGGGTTTACCCGGCCGACCTGTTCGTCCTTCAGCTGCCGCTCGCGCAGGAAAACAGTGTCCTTGCTACATTCGTATTCCTCGGCGGCTTCTCTGCGGCCACGGGCATGGTCATCGTCTCCACCATCGCCCTGTCGAACATGGTGACCAACGATCTCATCGTGCCCGCCCTCATGCGGTCGGATAAATTGTCGGGCTTCGGCGGCAATGCGGGCGCGCGCCTTGTCACCACGCGCCGGATAGTCATCCTTGCCCTGCTGCTGCTGGCCTACACTTACTATCGGTTTGCAGGTCCGGGGGAGGCGCTCGCCCAGATAGGGCTGCTCGCCTTCGTTGCGGCGGCGCAGTTTGCACCGGCCGTTGTGGCAGCGGTCTATTGGCGCGGGGCGCGGCGGGCAGGGGTGCTCACCGGCCTCATCGCGGGCATGGCTGTCTGGCTCTACACGCTCTTCCTTCCCTCGATCCTCGGCTGGGGCGCTGTCAGCTCCCAGATGCCCTCCTGGCTCGATCCGCACGCGCTGTTCGGCATGAGCTTCGGTGATCCGCTGACCCATGGCGCGGTGTGGAGCGTCGGCATCAACATCACCCTGATGATCTTCGTCTCGTTCCGCGCTCGTGAACGCCTTCGCGACAGGGTGCAGGCAGCCGCCTTTGTTGGTTCCGGTGATGCGGACCTTCCTGGCGAAGGCTATTCCGGCGCGCCTGTGCGTGGCGCTTCGCCCAACGGTTTGAAAACCCTCGCAGCGCGCTTCCTCACAGCAGAGGCTGTCGATCATGCCTTTGGGGAGTTCAGCCGGGAAACCGGTGTGATCTCAACCGGCGATGATCCGGCAGACTGGCGCCTCATTCAGCGCACGGAGCGCCTCCTGGCGTCCGCTCTTGGTGCGTCCTCTGCCCGAATTGTTCTGGCATCCGCAATCGGCGGCAACACGGTGGCGCTGCCAGATGTTCTCTCGATGCTCGACTCCCGCACGCAGGCCGAGCGGTTTGAGCGTCATATGCTCCAGTCCATGCTGGAAAACATAGCGCAGGGCATCAGTGTGGTTGATGCCGAGCAGAAACTCGTTGCGTGGAATTCCGCTTATCTTGATCTTTTCCAGTATCCACCGGAGCTTTGCCGCATCGGTACACAGTTGGAAAAACTAATCGCCCACAATATCGGCGGCGGCTGGATCGACGGCGCCCCGGAGGATGAAATCCGGAGGCGCATCGCTCATATGAAGGCGGGCGCGCCACATATGCGTGAGCGCCAGATCCCTGATGGCCGCTGGTTACGGATCACGGGCGCCCCCATGCCCGGTGGCGGCTATGTGACCACTTTTACCGATATCACCGCCGACAAGCTGCGCGAGCAAGCCCTCATTGAGGCCAATGAATTGCTCGAAGTGCGGGTGCGCGAGCGGACGCACGAGCTGGAGCGCCTGACTGCAGATCTCACCCTGGCGCGCCAGGAAGCCGACAACGCCAACGCGTCCAAAACGCGATTCCTTGCGGCGGCGAGCCATGACCTCCTCCAGCCACTCAACGCCGCGCGCCTGCTGCTCGGCGCAGCTGGCAGTGGCCGCAGCATTGGCGAAGCTATCGAAAAGGCAGACCGCGCAATCCAATCGGCTGACGAGCTTCTGCGTGGCTTGCTGGATGTTTCCCGCCTGGATCATTCGACGATCGAGCCTGCGCCCGCCGTGCTGCCCGTCGGCCCGCTGCTCGAAGACCTTGTGGATGAAAACCTTCCGATGGCTGAAGAGGTCGGTATCGAAATCCGCCTTGTGCCCACCCGGCTCAGTGTGGAAGCAGATCCGGATTTTCTGAAAAGCATCCTGCGGAACTTCCTCTCCAATGCGCGGCGCTACACCAGTTCGGGCGCTGTCTTGGTCGGTGCTCGCCGGCGAGGCGGCAAGGTCCGTATCGAGGTCTGGGATACCGGCCCCGGAATCCCGTCTGAATTGCAGGCACAGGTGTTTGAAGAGTTCCGCCGCTTCTCGGATGTGGACAATGCGGGCAAGCGCGGCGCGGGGCTCGGGCTCGCCGTCGCGCGCCGTCTCGCCAGCATCATGGATGCGGGCATCGGCATGCGCAGCTGGCCGGGCAAAGGCAGCATGTTCTGGGTCACTGTGCCTGCCGCCGCGCCTATCCAGCAGGCTCCCAAGCGCGCCGCCGAAGCGCCTACGCTTCCCGAGTATGATATCTCGGGCCTCCGCATCCTGTTCGTGGATGATGAAACCGCCATCACCGAAGCGATGCAGATGCTGCTCGAAGGATGGGGCTGCCTGGTCGAAACTTGCCGCTCGCCTGAAGCCGCCCTTCAAAGTCTGGCCATGCAGGTGCCCGATGTGATGATCGCGGACTACGACCTGCGCGCCGCGCAGACCGGGCTCGACATAATCGCCGCCGCGCAAAGCCGGATGACCAGCGCCCAGAACGCGCTCCTGGTCACCGCTGCGGCCGATGTAACGCTGGCAGACCGCGCCGCCACAAGCGGGGTCGCCCTGCTGCGCAAACCCGTTAGCCCGGTGGACCTGAAACGGTTCCTCGGTGAGTGCGTGCGCCGTCTGCGCCTTCAGGCGGCGGAGTGA
- a CDS encoding response regulator transcription factor, which translates to MSAGPRVLIVDDHPLFRDALAAALREAYPAGAEARFAGSLAEAVAKLDAGPSDLVLLDLNLGDTHDFEGLTRLKTRQPDLPIVVVSATESPQAFQTARTLGAAGYLPKSLSLEDLSAALATTLDGGEWFPEIPGGEMEHSAPAARIASLTPAQRRVLAGLAEGLLNKQIAHEMDISVATVKAHMTAIFRKLGVLNRTQALLIYQEAISTGDHSAA; encoded by the coding sequence ATGAGCGCTGGACCAAGGGTCCTGATCGTGGACGATCATCCCCTCTTCCGGGACGCGTTGGCGGCTGCGCTGCGCGAGGCCTATCCGGCGGGCGCGGAAGCAAGATTTGCAGGGTCGCTTGCCGAGGCGGTGGCCAAGCTGGACGCGGGGCCGAGCGACCTTGTGCTGCTGGACCTGAACCTTGGCGACACGCATGACTTTGAAGGCCTGACGCGCCTCAAGACGCGCCAGCCGGACCTGCCGATTGTTGTCGTGTCAGCTACCGAGTCGCCGCAGGCCTTCCAGACGGCACGAACGCTGGGCGCCGCCGGATACCTGCCCAAGAGCCTGTCGCTCGAAGACCTATCCGCAGCGCTGGCGACGACGCTGGATGGTGGCGAGTGGTTTCCCGAGATACCGGGCGGGGAGATGGAGCACAGCGCGCCCGCGGCGCGGATCGCCAGCCTGACACCGGCGCAGCGGCGCGTGCTGGCGGGCCTGGCAGAAGGCCTGCTCAACAAGCAGATTGCTCATGAGATGGATATCTCGGTGGCAACTGTCAAAGCGCACATGACCGCCATCTTCCGCAAACTGGGCGTCCTCAACCGGACGCAGGCATTGCTGATCTATCAGGAAGCCATCTCGACCGGCGATCACTCCGCCGCCTGA
- a CDS encoding DcaP family trimeric outer membrane transporter, which produces MNYLKKVLMVSAASLAVAGMSHADQQPLEERLAALESMVAELKAELAAERARSDADIVRIETQIAATPAAAPEAPTKKDGFMVGDTTVKVGGILDFDAHMTHLDSGAIASGSIARDFYIPGATPVGGDSTTFSDFTAESSRFFISAATPWGDSEVKAHLELDFLGSAQGNELVTNSYSPRLRRAYVTYGNWLAGQEWSTFQNTSAIPESASFLIPSDGMVFVRQPQIRYTNGNWQFALENSNTPTITSGDQDTNTLPDAVVRYNWKGAYGNVSLAGLGRQLRMEVPGIEEETFGYGLSLSGQLKVGERDDIRFNLAGGEGIGRYIGLAAGREAALSPTGDLEAIPSYGGLIAWRHPFGETARFNIGYSGLFIDNPSYVAGTATSSVQSAYAAVLWDVAPKVTLGVEAMHGIRELENGADGAISRFTFSTKYAF; this is translated from the coding sequence ATGAATTATCTGAAGAAGGTACTCATGGTGTCTGCGGCGTCTCTCGCCGTGGCGGGTATGTCGCATGCAGACCAGCAGCCGCTAGAAGAACGTCTCGCCGCGCTCGAAAGCATGGTCGCGGAACTGAAAGCCGAGCTCGCTGCCGAGCGTGCCAGGAGTGACGCCGATATCGTCCGTATAGAGACGCAGATCGCCGCGACGCCCGCTGCCGCGCCTGAGGCGCCCACAAAGAAAGACGGCTTCATGGTTGGCGACACGACCGTGAAAGTCGGTGGCATTCTGGATTTTGATGCCCACATGACCCATCTCGACAGCGGCGCCATCGCCTCGGGCAGTATCGCGCGGGATTTCTACATTCCCGGCGCCACGCCTGTCGGCGGCGACAGCACTACCTTCAGCGACTTCACCGCAGAATCCTCCCGCTTCTTCATCAGCGCGGCGACCCCCTGGGGCGACAGCGAAGTGAAGGCACATCTGGAGCTTGATTTCCTCGGTTCCGCGCAGGGCAACGAACTGGTGACGAACTCCTATTCGCCTCGCCTGCGACGCGCTTACGTCACCTATGGCAACTGGCTCGCCGGTCAGGAATGGTCCACCTTCCAGAACACGTCTGCAATCCCGGAAAGCGCGAGCTTCCTGATCCCGTCGGACGGGATGGTCTTCGTCCGACAGCCGCAGATCCGCTACACCAATGGCAACTGGCAGTTCGCGCTGGAAAACTCCAACACGCCAACCATCACTTCGGGCGATCAGGATACCAACACGCTGCCCGATGCGGTCGTCCGCTACAACTGGAAGGGCGCCTACGGCAATGTTTCGCTCGCCGGTCTTGGCCGTCAGCTGCGCATGGAAGTGCCCGGCATCGAAGAGGAAACATTCGGCTACGGCCTCTCCCTCTCCGGCCAGCTCAAAGTTGGCGAGCGCGACGATATCCGCTTCAATCTTGCCGGCGGTGAAGGCATCGGGCGCTATATCGGCCTGGCCGCAGGCCGTGAAGCCGCGCTCAGCCCCACTGGCGATCTTGAGGCCATCCCGTCCTATGGCGGCCTCATTGCCTGGCGCCATCCCTTCGGCGAAACGGCACGTTTCAATATCGGCTATTCCGGCCTCTTCATCGACAACCCCTCCTATGTGGCCGGCACGGCGACCTCGTCGGTCCAGTCGGCTTACGCAGCGGTACTCTGGGATGTCGCGCCCAAGGTGACGCTCGGCGTGGAAGCCATGCACGGCATCCGCGAGCTGGAGAACGGGGCAGATGGGGCGATTAGCCGTTTCACCTTCTCGACAAAGTATGCATTCTGA
- the acs gene encoding acetate--CoA ligase, protein MSDHSKTYRVPEEFAKNANLTPEKYREMYAASIADPVAFWGEQGKRLDWIKPYSIVKDVSWETGDLHVRWYSDGVLNVTENCIDRHLEQRGDKAAFVWEGDAPGESHTVTYRELHTAVCKFANVLKKLGVKKGDRVTIYMPMILEAAYAMLACARVGAVHSVVFGGFSPESLAGRIVDCGSEVIITADEGVRGGRKVPLKVNADKAAQLSEGVVKKMLVVKRTGGDVAMQEGRDVWLHEAAADVSTDCPPEPMNAEDPLFILYTSGSTGKPKGVLHTTGGYLLWASMTHEYVFDLKENDVFWCSADVGWVTGHTYIVYGPLANGATSVMFEGIPTYPDASRFWQVCDKHQVTIFYTAPTAIRALMREGEEPVNKTSRKSIRLLGTVGEPINPEAWEWYFHVVGETRCPIVDTWWQTETGGTLIVPLPNTTDMKPGAGSHPFFGVKPILVDAEGKELHGAADGNLLITDSWPGQMRTVYGDHQRFVETYFTAYPGMYFTGDGCRRDEDGFYWITGRVDDVINVSGHRMGTAEVESALVSHDAVAEAAVVGYPHDIKGQGIYAYVTLRAGCEADEALRKNLVQHVRNEIGPIASPDLIQFAPGLPKTRSGKIMRRILRKIAENEFSNLGDTSTLAEPEVVKDLIDNRQNK, encoded by the coding sequence ATGAGCGATCATTCGAAAACGTATCGAGTCCCTGAAGAGTTTGCGAAGAACGCAAACCTGACCCCAGAGAAGTACCGGGAGATGTACGCTGCGTCCATCGCGGACCCCGTTGCCTTCTGGGGCGAGCAGGGCAAACGACTTGACTGGATCAAGCCCTATTCGATTGTGAAAGATGTCTCTTGGGAAACCGGAGACCTCCATGTGCGCTGGTATTCCGATGGCGTGCTCAACGTCACGGAAAACTGCATCGATCGTCACCTTGAGCAGCGCGGCGATAAGGCCGCCTTCGTCTGGGAGGGCGACGCGCCGGGCGAAAGCCACACGGTCACCTATCGTGAGCTGCACACTGCCGTCTGCAAATTTGCAAACGTGCTGAAGAAGCTCGGCGTGAAGAAAGGCGACCGTGTCACCATCTACATGCCCATGATCCTTGAAGCGGCCTACGCGATGCTCGCCTGCGCGCGCGTCGGCGCGGTTCACTCGGTCGTCTTTGGTGGATTCTCGCCGGAATCGCTTGCGGGCCGCATCGTCGATTGCGGCTCTGAAGTGATCATCACGGCCGATGAAGGCGTTCGCGGTGGCCGCAAGGTTCCGCTGAAGGTGAACGCCGACAAGGCTGCCCAGCTTTCTGAGGGCGTCGTCAAGAAGATGCTCGTCGTCAAGCGTACGGGCGGCGATGTGGCGATGCAGGAAGGCCGCGATGTCTGGCTGCATGAAGCCGCTGCAGATGTCTCCACGGATTGCCCGCCGGAGCCGATGAATGCGGAAGACCCGCTGTTCATTCTGTATACGTCCGGTTCCACCGGTAAGCCCAAGGGCGTGCTTCACACAACCGGCGGCTATCTGCTCTGGGCCTCGATGACGCATGAATACGTCTTCGACCTGAAGGAAAACGATGTCTTCTGGTGCTCGGCGGATGTCGGCTGGGTCACCGGCCACACCTACATCGTCTACGGGCCGCTCGCCAACGGCGCCACCAGCGTCATGTTTGAAGGCATCCCGACCTATCCGGACGCCAGCCGCTTCTGGCAGGTGTGCGACAAGCATCAGGTTACGATCTTCTACACCGCGCCCACCGCAATCCGCGCCCTGATGCGGGAAGGCGAAGAGCCGGTGAACAAGACTTCGCGTAAATCCATCCGCCTGCTGGGCACGGTGGGCGAGCCCATCAACCCCGAAGCCTGGGAATGGTATTTCCATGTTGTCGGCGAGACGCGCTGCCCCATCGTAGATACGTGGTGGCAGACTGAAACCGGCGGCACACTCATCGTTCCGCTGCCGAACACGACCGACATGAAACCCGGCGCCGGGTCGCACCCCTTCTTTGGCGTCAAGCCGATCCTGGTGGACGCAGAAGGCAAGGAACTGCACGGCGCCGCCGATGGAAATCTCCTCATCACGGATAGCTGGCCCGGCCAGATGCGTACCGTGTACGGAGACCACCAGCGCTTTGTGGAAACCTATTTCACGGCCTATCCGGGCATGTATTTCACGGGTGACGGCTGCCGCCGCGATGAAGACGGGTTCTACTGGATCACCGGCCGTGTGGACGATGTGATTAACGTCTCCGGTCACCGCATGGGCACAGCCGAAGTCGAAAGCGCGCTTGTCAGCCATGACGCCGTCGCGGAGGCCGCCGTGGTCGGCTATCCGCACGACATCAAGGGGCAGGGCATCTACGCCTATGTCACTCTGCGTGCGGGCTGCGAAGCCGATGAAGCGCTCCGCAAGAACCTCGTCCAGCACGTCCGCAACGAGATCGGCCCTATTGCCTCGCCCGATCTGATCCAGTTCGCGCCCGGCCTGCCGAAAACCCGTTCGGGCAAGATCATGCGCCGCATCCTGCGCAAGATCGCTGAAAACGAGTTCTCGAATCTTGGCGATACATCGACCCTGGCTGAGCCCGAAGTGGTGAAAGACCTGATCGACAACCGTCAGAACAAGTAA
- a CDS encoding glycosyltransferase family 2 protein, whose translation MAAPKVSIVMPAYKAADFIGLAVKSVLAQTLTDWELIIVDDCSPDDTGAAALAAAGGDPRVRLVRADQNGGVARARNLGNAQAQGDWIAVLDSDDAFEPARLETLVAIAEKNALDLIADDMILVPFENSAQDGPSFLGGVGDSLRPIDLAAWLEGNKAESKSPILGYLKPIVRRAFLQAHQVAYLPDLKVAEDCWFVADFLASGARFAVHPAPLYRYAIRPASLSRTRGHNVFSMQRPVYAPFLERHSARLSEADRRAVQRHEAALKDAEAFEGFVLSLRAKKLPEAFGWFAGRPQALRFLAKPVGVRLERLASRFGYRARVRVG comes from the coding sequence ATGGCCGCGCCGAAAGTCTCGATCGTTATGCCCGCCTACAAGGCTGCGGACTTCATCGGTCTGGCGGTCAAAAGCGTGCTGGCGCAGACGCTGACCGACTGGGAACTGATCATCGTCGACGATTGTTCGCCCGACGATACCGGCGCCGCAGCGCTCGCCGCTGCCGGCGGTGACCCGCGTGTCCGTCTGGTCCGCGCCGATCAGAATGGCGGCGTCGCGCGTGCGCGCAATCTCGGCAATGCGCAGGCCCAGGGCGACTGGATCGCCGTGCTCGATTCAGATGATGCCTTCGAACCTGCGCGCCTCGAAACCCTTGTCGCTATCGCTGAGAAAAACGCCCTCGATCTGATTGCGGACGATATGATCCTCGTCCCCTTCGAGAACAGTGCGCAGGACGGCCCGAGCTTCCTCGGCGGCGTCGGCGATTCGCTCCGCCCCATTGATCTCGCCGCATGGCTTGAGGGCAATAAGGCCGAGTCGAAAAGTCCGATCCTCGGCTATCTGAAACCCATCGTCCGCCGCGCCTTCCTTCAGGCGCATCAGGTTGCCTATCTGCCGGATCTGAAAGTCGCGGAAGACTGCTGGTTCGTCGCGGATTTCCTGGCCAGCGGCGCCAGGTTCGCCGTCCATCCCGCGCCGCTTTACCGCTACGCCATCCGCCCGGCCTCTCTCTCGCGCACGCGCGGCCACAACGTCTTCTCCATGCAACGTCCGGTCTACGCCCCGTTCCTGGAGCGCCACAGCGCCCGCCTCAGCGAGGCCGACCGCCGCGCCGTTCAGCGCCATGAGGCCGCTCTGAAGGACGCAGAAGCCTTTGAAGGCTTCGTCCTGTCCCTGCGCGCGAAGAAGCTGCCCGAAGCCTTCGGCTGGTTCGCCGGCCGCCCGCAAGCGCTGCGCTTCCTCGCCAAGCCTGTTGGTGTGCGTCTCGAGCGCCTCGCTTCGCGTTTCGGCTATCGCGCGCGTGTTCGCGTCGGCTAG
- a CDS encoding stimulus-sensing domain-containing protein, whose protein sequence is MAETNPSRRRSQRRGPTLLGSRIARLIFASNLAGLAILIVGAMVLNEMRAGFVSSKKQDLIAQAQVFSGLLSDDATTPEPALNPEAARLAIARLNLPERIRARIYTPTGEMVADSYFLSDMVDVSALPPLKEPSWIARTGRDLSEWAGDVFGVFSPRRSSEALQTQSFEEEFKAAALGEQAASQRFSDRGQRVISVSMPIQRVSAVVGVLVVEGSDIDEIIRAERVALIPFVGVAVLVAFVTSILLTIGIARPMRRLAIAADRIRAGSSARMDIPQLTRRNDEIGDLASSLTSMTEALIERIEANEQFAADVAHELKNPLTSIRSAVETLERVQDPDAAARLRAVIASDVKRLDRLITDISNASRLEAEMTRLPSETIDIARFVRDVVHTYEGLSDGAQAVHVAFTDATMGARLLVRGREGPLGQVLRNLIDNARSFSPPGSKVEVRLEQTNNGSRTIARIIVEDSGPGIPPDKLETIFNRFYTDRPKGTAFGNNSGLGLSIVKQIVATHRGDVHATNKTEGGARFTVDLPAI, encoded by the coding sequence ATGGCGGAGACCAATCCATCTCGCCGGAGAAGCCAGCGGCGCGGCCCTACCCTTCTCGGCTCGCGCATTGCGCGGCTGATCTTTGCCTCGAACCTTGCGGGGCTCGCCATCCTGATCGTGGGCGCGATGGTGCTCAACGAGATGAGGGCGGGCTTCGTTTCTTCCAAGAAGCAGGACCTGATCGCACAGGCGCAGGTATTCTCCGGCCTGCTTTCGGATGATGCGACAACGCCGGAACCGGCCCTGAACCCGGAAGCGGCGCGCCTGGCGATTGCCCGGCTGAACCTGCCCGAACGTATCCGCGCGCGAATCTATACCCCCACCGGCGAAATGGTGGCCGACAGCTATTTCCTTTCGGACATGGTAGACGTTTCCGCGCTGCCGCCGCTGAAAGAACCGAGCTGGATCGCACGGACGGGACGCGACCTTTCCGAATGGGCCGGCGATGTGTTCGGCGTCTTTTCGCCCCGGCGCAGCTCCGAAGCGCTGCAGACGCAGAGTTTCGAAGAGGAATTCAAAGCTGCCGCCCTTGGCGAGCAGGCCGCGAGCCAACGCTTCTCCGACCGCGGACAGCGCGTGATTTCCGTTTCCATGCCGATCCAGCGCGTTTCAGCCGTTGTCGGCGTGCTGGTGGTGGAAGGCAGCGACATCGACGAGATCATCCGCGCCGAACGCGTGGCGCTGATCCCGTTTGTGGGTGTGGCTGTTCTGGTGGCGTTTGTGACCTCCATCCTGCTGACGATCGGGATTGCGCGCCCCATGCGGCGCCTTGCTATAGCAGCGGACCGCATCCGGGCAGGCTCTTCCGCGCGGATGGACATTCCTCAGCTGACCCGCCGGAACGACGAGATCGGCGACCTGGCAAGCTCGCTCACCTCGATGACCGAAGCGCTGATCGAGCGGATTGAGGCCAACGAACAGTTTGCCGCCGATGTGGCGCATGAGCTGAAGAACCCTCTGACCTCCATCCGCTCGGCGGTGGAAACGCTGGAGCGGGTTCAGGACCCGGATGCAGCGGCGCGCCTGCGGGCCGTGATTGCGTCTGATGTGAAGCGGCTGGACCGTCTGATTACGGATATTTCCAACGCCTCCCGCCTTGAAGCGGAGATGACGCGCCTGCCGAGCGAGACGATCGACATCGCCCGCTTCGTGCGCGATGTGGTGCACACATATGAGGGGCTGTCGGACGGCGCGCAGGCGGTGCATGTGGCGTTTACCGACGCCACAATGGGCGCGCGCCTGCTGGTGCGGGGCCGCGAGGGACCACTCGGACAGGTGCTGCGCAACCTGATCGACAATGCACGCTCCTTCTCGCCGCCGGGATCGAAAGTGGAAGTGCGGCTGGAGCAGACAAATAACGGGTCGCGCACGATTGCGCGTATCATCGTGGAAGATTCCGGCCCTGGCATTCCGCCCGACAAGCTGGAGACGATCTTCAACCGCTTCTACACGGACCGCCCCAAGGGAACGGCATTCGGCAACAATTCCGGGCTCGGCCTTTCCATCGTGAAGCAGATCGTGGCGACCCATCGGGGGGACGTGCACGCGACGAACAAGACCGAAGGCGGCGCGCGGTTTACCGTGGACCTGCCAGCGATCTAG
- a CDS encoding peptidylprolyl isomerase, with protein MSDPENTLLLETSKGNVTIELRPDLAPNHVARIKELAREGFYDNIVFHRVIAGFMAQTGCPKGTGMGGSKKPDLKAEFNTEPHVRGTCSMARTSAPHSANSQFFICFDDARFLDRQYTVWGKVTEGMDVIDQLAKGEPPRNPDRIVTMRVAADA; from the coding sequence ATGTCCGACCCAGAAAATACGCTCCTCCTTGAAACCTCCAAGGGCAACGTCACCATTGAATTGCGCCCAGACCTCGCGCCGAACCATGTCGCGCGGATCAAGGAACTCGCCCGTGAGGGGTTTTACGACAATATTGTTTTCCACCGTGTGATCGCGGGCTTCATGGCTCAAACCGGTTGCCCCAAGGGCACCGGCATGGGCGGCTCCAAGAAGCCGGACCTGAAAGCCGAATTCAACACCGAGCCGCACGTGCGCGGCACCTGCTCGATGGCACGCACCTCGGCGCCGCACTCGGCAAACAGCCAGTTCTTCATCTGCTTCGATGACGCCCGCTTCCTCGACCGCCAGTACACGGTTTGGGGCAAGGTGACCGAAGGAATGGATGTGATCGACCAGCTGGCCAAGGGCGAGCCGCCGCGCAACCCTGACCGTATCGTGACGATGCGGGTGGCCGCCGACGCCTGA